CGTTAGTCCTAACGCACCGAAAATTTGGGATGGTGCGTTGCGCTACGCGACAACACACCCTACAAAAAAAGGATTTTGAGTAATTTAATCATTTGTGTGTACACCGTGCTTCCTTAGCAAGGAGATGGTTGGGGTGAGGTTTTGTAGAGGTTTCTAAAAAATTACGCTAAAGAACAAACCTTTAAATTGTAATATCTTCCTCTTGATTAATCGCTAATCTTAAAACCGATAACCCTAAAATAATCAAAAATAAGACTAATCCAATTGTGCAAGCATAGCTAATTTCTAAATTACTAAAGGCTTCTTCATACAAATAGTAAACAATGGTTTTTGAGCTATTTAGTGGACCGCCTTGGGTCATAATAAATACTTCTTCAAAGACTTTAGTCGCCGAAATCGCAGAAATTACCGCCACTAGCGCTAAATAAGGCTTCATCAAGGGTACGGTAATATCCCAGTGTTTGCGGATACCATCTGAACCATCAATAGCTGCGGCTTCATACACATCAGCCGGAATTGATTGTAATCCCGCTAAATAAATTACCATGTAGTAGCCGAGTCCCTTCCAGATGGTAACAGCCATGACACTGGCTAGAGAAATTGGTACAATGCCCAGCAGTTTATCTGGACTGGTTAACCAGGGAATTCCTTCGGGAAAAATATTCAAAGTTTTGAGTAACTGATTGAGTAAGCCGTTTTCTGCATACAGCCATTTCCAAGCTATACCAGCAACTACCATTGATATCACTACGGGGGTGTAGTAAGCTGCTCTAAACCAATTCATTCCTCGCAGCTTCTGATTTACCAAAATTGCCAGCCCCAAGGGAGCCATGACCAAAATTGGCACAACAACCAAAAGATAAAGAAAAGTATTTTCTAAGGTTTTCCAAAAAACTGCATCCTTCCACAAGCGGAGAAAGTTGCCAAAACCTATCCATTGGGGTGGCTGGGAAAGGTCTTCGTAGCTGGTAAAGCTGAGGTAAAACGCTTGTATTGCTGGCCAAAAAACTGTTAAAACCAAAAGAACTAAAGCCGGTAGCAAAAATAAGTAAGGAGTCAGTCGCTGTTTGATGAAATTCCAGTTTTGAGGCTTGAGTTGATTCATAGGGACATTTTACTGATTTAAATGGAGATCAACTGTGATGGAATCTGAGAACAATTTGCCAATTGAGCATCAAAATGTACCAGTCAATCACCGTGGCTTACATGAATTTTTGTACAGTTCTGACGATGAACACGATACCACTGAGGTGGCTGTAACGCCTGCATTCGGAAATAATGGCGGGGAGATTATGCCTCTGGAGACTTGGCGCACGGCTGATCAGAATGCGAAAATTGCGGGAGTTTACGCGGTTTTGGATGCAGAAGGCGAAACCCAATACATTGGCTATTCCCGGAATGTGTTGCTTTCTCTCAACGGTCATGTTAGCCAATATGGTGAACAAAAGTGCGCTTTTGTGCGTGTGCAAACCTTTAAGTTTCCCAAGCGTCAAGAAATGGAAGATTTGCGAGATGCTTGGATTGCAGAACTGGAAACTACACCACCTGGTAATGCTGCTGAAGGGGGAATGTGGGCTAGTACGGTAGGTGAGGCTGCTAAGGCGGTAATGTCAGAGGTGGAACGCCAAGCCTACGAGGAGAAAAAGCTAAAGTTGCGAAAAGCAATGGCTGATTCAAGTTTGTCTAAAGAAATAGAAGCGGTGGATGGGAGTGAAGCTCAACGTCAGCGTCAACTCGAAGCGGCTGTGAAGAATGATGACTGGAGTTCAGTTATTGACGCGCAGACAGAGGAAACTAAGTCTTAATACCTTACCTAACCCCTCGGCAAGGGAGGAGGGGCTTTGAAATACAGCACATTTCATTTGATTAAAACGGAGAGGGAGGGATTCGAACCCTCGTATACGTTCCCGCATAACAGACTTTCCAGGTCTGCGCCTTAAACCACTCGGCCACCTCTCCAGGGGCAACGATTTATAAGCATACTATGAAATCCAAGAAAATGCAAATATATAATTAAGCAGATTAAATTAATGTTGAAGTTCACATCCCAAAGCCTAAATTAAGATGTCTGATAAATATACGATTAAAGTCCGCGATCGCTCTACTGGCGAAGAATACAGTCTACAAGTTCCAGGCGATCGCTACATCCTTCACAGCATCGAACAACAAGGGGGGGAACTGCCGTTTTCTTGCCGCAATGGCGCTTGTACAACTTGCGCTGTGCGGGTGCTGTCTGGAGATATTTACCAACCGGAGGCGATTGGATTATCTCCGGCGTTGCGTCGTCAAGGTTACGCTTTGTTATGTGTCAGTTACGCCCGTTCTGATTTGGAGGTGGAAACTCAAGATGAGGATGAGGTTTATGAGCTACAGTTTGGGCGCTATTTTGCTAGGGGTAAAGTTAAGGCGGGTTTACCTTTAGATGAGGATTAAGATTTTTTTCACGCAAAGGCGCATTCGGCGTTCGCGCAGCGTCCCGAAGGGAAGCCGTTCCCGCAGGGTAGACGCAAAGGGTTTTTTTGGGGTCTTGGTGCGGAAAATTGTGCTTTTTGGTTCCTTGTTGCTGCTGGTGAGTTGTCAAGTTAATAATCAGACTGCAAGCAATCAGGTGCAGGTGAAGGTGGCGCGGGTAGTGAGTGGGCAAAGTTTGGACGTTTTAGGTATGGCTGAACAACCAAATTTGATTTCTCGCGTCCGGTTGGTTGGGATTGATGCACCAGATTTTCAACAACGCCCTTGGGGAGATGAGTCTCGACAAGTTTTAGAGACGTTGATTGGTGAGCCAGAAAAACCCGTAATTCTGGAATTTGATGTGTCAGCCAAAGATAAAATGGGTCGGACTTTGGCTTATGTGTGGAAAGATCAGCAGTTATTGAATGAAGAAGTCCTTAAACAAGGATATGCGATATTTGTGGGGCGATCGCCTAATCACAAATATGACCAGCGCTTGGAACGCGCCCAACAATGGGCTAGACTCATGGGAAAAGGCATTTGGAACCCAGAAAACCCTATGCGTCTTCCTCCGGCTGAATTTCGTCGTCGGAATCTTTAAGGAGTGGGGAGTGGTCCGTAAAGAATTTTGGATTTTGGAGAAAGCGATTTTAGATTGCAGTCTAATCCAAAATTTAAAATCTAAAATCTAAAATTGATTGACTAATGACTAATTTACAAATTTTTCTAGATATTGCTACGGAAGCGGCGTTGGCTGCGGGTGCGGTTTTGCAAGGGTATTTGGGTAAGTTAGAAGATGCTATTACTGAAAAAGGTCGTCCTGGTGATTTAGTCACTGCGGCGGATAAGGCCTCGGAAGTGGTGATTTTGGAAATTTTGCGTCGCCACTTTCCCGAACATTCTATCCTGGCTGAGGAATCCGGGAAGTTAGGCAATCAAGATAACCAGTACCTCTGGGCAATTGACCCCTTAGATGGTACAACCAATTACGCTCACCAATATTCCGCTTTTGCTGTTTCCATTGGCTTATTAGTTAATGGTGTGCCGCAAGTTGGTGTGATTTATGACCCTTTTCATGATGAGCTATTTCGGGCTGCTACTGGCTTGGGAGCGACGCGCAACCGCCATTCTATCAAGGTTTCAGAAATATCTGAACTGAGTAAAAGCCTGCTGGTAACGGGATTTGCCTATGATCGCCGGGAAACACCGGATAATAACTATGCAGAATTTTGTCACTTGACTCATCTCACCCAAGGCGTTAGGCGTAGCGGTTCCGCCGCCCTGGATTTGGCTTATGTTGCTTGTGGGCGTGTTGATGGTTACTGGGAACGGGGAATCTCTCCTTGGGATGTTGTCGCAGGTATAGTATTATTAAGAGAAGCTGGGGGTAAAGTTACTGCCTATGATGGTACTGCTTTCAAAATAGAATCAGGTAGAATTCTGGCTACTAATGGTAATATTCACCATAATCTGAGTCGTGAATTGGTAGAGGTTCCACCTTTGTCGAGCTGGAAGTGAGGGAGGTCAGGAAAACTAATAAATAATACCTGACTATTTGCTACTGACCAATTACCGATGAAGCGAAGTAAACTAGAAAAAAGCTCAAGCTCTTTTGGTGCAAAACGGCTCTATGTCTTTCAAAATAGATAGTGGATTGTTTAAATATGATTTTATAGATAATCACGCAATTTTATGTGTTGCTGTTGACGCGAATGTCAAGGAAATACGTGAACGTTATCTGCAAATTGCCCGTCGCTTACACCCGGATAGCAGGACGGTAATCTCGGCTGGGGAAAAACAGCTAGCTAATGAATTATTATCCAAGTTGGTTAACCCAGCTTATGAACATCTATCAAAAGAACGCAGTCGCGCCGAATACTTGATTGTGTTGTCTCAAATTGCCAAGTCCTTGGTACAAGAATCTAGTTCAGTGGAATTGACTAGCGACTTGGCTAAACAATTAGTGAGTGCGCCTAATATTGATGCTTTTTACAAAACTGCGATCGCTAAAGTTGCAGCAACCCAATATGAGTCGTTACACCAATCCGTTAAAATCATATCCCAAATCAGCGAGTTAAATTTAGTTTACCTGATGCGGAGTGCTGCCAACGTGTCCACCTCGCCATCGTCATTGGCTAAATCCAAAAGTAATTCAGGTACGCCCAAGTCAAATACAGCCACCCCACCGCCAGCCGTAAAAGAAGATTCGCCTGTAGATCAGTATGTCCGTCGCGCTCAAGGTTTTATTGACAAAAAACAATTTAGTCAAGCCAAGGTGGAGTTACAGGATGCTCTGAAGCTAGAACCTAAAAATAGTCACTGTCATAGTTTGGTCGCTTTGGTGTATTTGAAGCAAAATCAGGTAAAAATGGCCAAAATTCATTTTGATAATGCTTTGAAATTAGATCCCACTGATGAAATAGCGTTGACATGGAAACCTAAAATAGAAAAGGCTTTAGGGCAACAATCGGGTGGCTCGAAAGTAATTCCACCTCCTGATGATGGAACTAAGCAACCAGATAAGTCTGGAGGTCGTGGGATGTTTGGTGGTTTTTTTGGTGGGAATAAAAAATAATGGTGTATCAACCAGCAGCGGGAGCCAGGGATTTATTACCTTTAGATGTGGCTCAAAAACGCTGGATTGAAGATCGGTTACAGCAGGTGTTTCATCGGTGGGGATATCACAGGATTATCACTTCCACGTTGGAACGCATGGATACTTTGATGGCGGGAGAAGCAATTCAACGCCAGATGGTGATTCAACTGCAAAATGGTGAAGATGAAGAATTAGGATTGCGTCCAGAGTTGACTGCTTCTATTGCTCGTGCAGTGGCTACGCGCATGGCAGATGTCACCTATCCGCAACGTCTATACTACAATGCCAATGTTTTCCGCCGTACTTGGGAAAACAGGCACAATCGCCAGCAAGAGTTTTATCAATCTGGGGTGGAGTTGTTAGGTGTGGGCGGATTGTTGGCAAATGCCGAAGTCCTGCTATTGGCGAGAAACTGTTTAACTGCACTGGGTTTGCCAGATTGGCATTTAATTCTGGGCGAAGCGGGAATTACGCGATCGCTCCTTGATGCCTTTCCGGTGAATATTCAAGCTCAAGTTCGCAGTGCGATCGCCCATCTGGATCGCATTGCCATAGATACTTTACCCTTGAGCGATGAACTACGCGATCGCGCCAGAATCATGATGGATCTACGCGGTGACAGCGCTGATGTCTTGCAAAAAGTCAGTAGCCTTGGTTTAGCTCCAGAGCAACAAGAAATAGTAAATCACCTCAAATCTGTGGTAGAGTTATTACAATCAGAAGGGGAGTTTCCTTTAATTCTTGATCTCAGCTTGATCCAAACCATCGACTACTACACTGGTATAGTCTTTGAAATCGTCAGCGATACAGGTTCACAAGCGAGAGTTTTAGGGCGTGGTGGTCGCTACGACAAGCTTTTAGGATTATATCATCCCCAAGGCGAAGATATTCCCGGTATTGGTTTTGTACTGAATATCGAAGATCTATACCAAGTTCTTTTATCTACACAGCAATTACCACAATCAACCCCAGCTAGTGACTGGTTAGTAGTAGCCCAGACACCAAATGTTGAAGCTGCGGCCTTTGCCCACGCCCAAAAACTGCGTGATTCTACAGATTTGGTAAGGGTAGAAATGGATTTAGGTGGCACAGATGTGGAAGCTATGAGAAAATACGCAAGCGATCGCGGCATTACCCAAATTGCCTGGATTAAATCCGATGGTGAAATTGTGAATGAATCATTGCGTTAGTTAGGGAGTGGGGAGTAGGGAGTAGGGAGTAGGGAGTAGGAAACTACTTTTTCTCCCCTGCCCCCTGCCCCCTGCCCCCCTGCTTCTTCCCCTGCTAGGCTAGATATAGCTGATCCGAAACAGAGGGAATCGAAAAAAAATGCCGCACACGATTGTAACTGATGTTTGTGAAGGTGTTGCTGACTGCGTAGATGCTTGTCCAGTAGCTTGTATTCATGAAGGCCCAGGTAAAAATGTCAAAGGAACCGATTGGTATTGGATTGATTTTGCCACCTGTATCGATTGTGGTATATGTATCGAAGTTTGCCCTGTAGCAGATGCGATCGTTCCAGAAGAACGATCTGATTTGCAAAAAACACCGTAAATTTAAATATTGGCGCAAATTTTTGCTCAAGACAGGCATTTGAAACACTTCAAGATTGCCTGTTTTTTGTATAAATCTATGTTATGCTGCCAAATCATATGATAAATTTATAACAGATGACAACCTGCTAATGTCTGAATAAATTTTGTGTAAAGTGTGTAAAAATGCCTAGTCAAATTTCTCAGGTAGCAGGTATGATTGTTTGGTTGGGTAATACAACAAACCGTGTAAACGGTAAATCACGCGAGACTTTTGCAAAACTTATGACCAAAAACAGCATAACTACCATTTCTAAGATATTGGCATTCGGTCTGTCTACTACAGCAATTGGCCTGATGTCTGCTCAAGCTGCCACAGCAGCAACATTTGATGTGAACTTTACACAACTAGCAGGTTCCATCAACACAGGCGCTAACACAAATGAAATTGGCATTTTCCGTGCTAATTTGTCTGGTCTTGGCTCCGATCTCAATTCGATTCTGTTCCAGGATAGTAACAACTTGGCTGGACTAGGTGGTCAATTTAGTGGTTTTGATTTAGATTCCATCAAACTCAGCACCACCTTAATTAACAATGCTACAGACATCAACACTTTTGCCGGGTTAAACGTGTTCGATTTTAGTGCAGCCAACACTGTTTTCACTCCAGGAACCCAACGTACTCCTACAGATCCAGCTTTGTTTGGTACGACCGGAGGCAATGTTAATAACGCAGTTGCTACACTGGGAAGCTTTGATGGTAGCTTGATTGATACTGACCTTAATAACAACGATCCCACAGATTTGGTTGGTAACGGATTTGTTAGCTTAGGTGATGGTGGTTCAATTCTATTTAACCTGACTAGTGCCGTTTCTACAGATGGTCCACTATATCTTTACGTTGGAGAAGTGGGTAACAACGGTGAGTTCCCAGGTCCACTTACCGCCACCGTCGCAGATGTTCCAGTCGATCCCCAACCTCCTGTTTCAGTTCCTGAACCTGCTAGTATAGCTGCTTTATCCTTAATGGGAATCTACTTCGCATCGCGCCGTAGACAGACAACAAAGCCTGTATAGTTTTCAAAGCAATTGAAGGCGGAAGCCCATTAGTTGAGGACAGAAAACCAAAAAAATTTCTGTTCTCAAAGTCATTGCTCAGTGGAAGTCAGATGGAAGACATTTGAGTGTTAAGAAAACTTGATATCATCAGGTTGTCAGGAAAGACTTTTAAACATACCCGTAGACTGCAATCAAGTAAACGCCCAAAACCCAAACCACAGGATCAGGAAACAACACCTTTTTTGGCGTACAGGGTGTGACTAGGAACCCAATTACAGCTATTTTCAGGTAAATGGAACACACAACGCCAATTAAAACCCTGTAGAGGCTTTGCATGAAAATTCTCTACATTGGTAATAAACCGAAAAACGCTGTAATTGGGATATACAAAGCGAAATATTTGTCTAATCCCAGTATTCCTAGTCGTGAGAGGTAAATTTTCATGCTGTTGATCACGATAAACAGAGCATAGGTGAAATATCTATGCTTTTTTGTCTAAAAAATTATGTAAACTAAATACTAATATTTTTAATTAAAAAAATAACTTTGATTAATTAAACGAATTTGTGGGAACGTTTTCCCGATAAAAGCGACTGCGTAAGCGTTAAGCCCATGACAAAGGTAAATTTTACAGACGTTCCGCAGGCATCCCCGCAAGGTAGGATGCAAAGAGCGCTTACATTATCAACTTCCAAGGATTTTATGTCAGGTTCAGTCAAGGATTCGACTCCACTGCTAGAAGTTAAAAATGTTCACGCCGGATATAGTAAAGATATAGATATCCTGCAAGGGGTGAATTTTCGGGTGGAATCAGGGGAATTGGTAACAGTGATTGGCCCCAACGGTGCGGGTAAATCCACCTTAGCCAAAACTATTTTTGGGCTGTTAACTCCTCACACAGGCACAATTACCTTTAAAGGTGAAAATATTGCTGGACTAAAGTCAAATCAAATAGTCAGGAGGGGAATGTGTTATGTGCCACAAATCTCTAATGTTTTTCCTTCCCTGAGTGTGGAAGAAAATTTAGAAATGGGCGCTTTTGTGCGTAATGTACCCCTGAAACCCCTGAAAGAGCAAATTTTTACCATGTTTCCCAGATTAAGCGATCGCCGTCGTCAACGTGCTGGTACACTATCAGGAGGAGAACGTCAAATGCTGGCTATGGGCAAAGCTTTGATGTTGGAACCGACTTTACTGTTATTGGATGAACCTTCTGCGGCATTATCCCCCATTCTAGTAACGCAAGTATTCGAGCAAATTAAACAAATTAATCAAACAGGTACTGCTATTGTCTTAGTAGAACAAAATGCCCGTAAAGCCTTAGAAATGGCTGACCGTGGTTATGTACTTGAGTCGGGACGCGATGCTATCTCTGGCCACGGTCAAGAATTATTACACGATCCTAAAGTAGGTGAACTATACTTGGGCGCAGGTAAAAAACATTGAATTAGTTACAAATACAAACATCCCCAAGCAATTCAATTCATCAAGGATGTTGGAAATTTGCTCTAATTCCTTAAATAAAGCTTAATTCTCTAAAATTTCCATTGCGGCGGCTTAATTGTTCGATTATAATCTATTGTGTTTTGATTTAAACATCACAACAGATGTACACAGATAATTTCCTCCCTAGAAGGTGAGAAAATTCCATATCAGGTTTGATCGACAAGAGTTGGTAAAAACTGCAAACATCCGCAAACATTGGATATCTAAAACTATTAACAATTCAGAATCTAAACTTTTGGTTGTTAATTTTTCACTAAAAAATTACTAGAGACACCAAGCAATGACTACACCAGATTTGATGATTGAGGATTTAATACAAAATCCCAATGGCGAAAGTAGAGGTAATTCATCAGTTTCGCCAGAGGAAAAAAGATTTTTAACTCTGAAAATAATTGATAAATTGCTGATAGCATCTTTACTATTATTGAGTATTCTGGCGATTAGTTTTTCCGAAAATCAAAAGTTTGCTCTTTATGGTGTTATAGCACTCTGTTTTGTCTTTTCATTATTCATCATCAATAGACAATTATTTCAAGACTCAAAAAAAGCCGCTAATGAGTACGAAGCTAACAAAAAAGCCGAAATCTATACTTATTTATTGAATAATAGCTCTTGGCAGCTCAAAAATTTTACGCCAATTAAAGCTAAAGCTTTACAATACTGTCAAGATTTGATTGACGACTATAGACGAGTTCGGGATTTATCGAGGACAATTTACTATGTTCTGCAAATTACCACGGTGGTTTTTTCCGGAATCACACCTATTTTAGTGCTGGTAGATAAAATAGAAGCAGGACAAACTTGGTTAAAGTGGCTACCGGTTATTTGTCCCGCTATTGCGTCTATACTCGCCAGTATAGTTACGTCGTTCCCCTTTCAAAAGAATTGGGTAGCTGCTAACACAGTAGTAGAATTATTGGAAGCGGAAGAAGAAAAGTTTATTTTGGGCGTGACACAACCTTATCGTTTCTCTGATACTTCTGACGAGGTGCAACAGCAAGAAAAAGCCAGCCAAGCTTTAGAACACTTTATTCAACAGGTGAATAACATTCACTTCCAGCAAGTACAGCAGTCAAGTGAGACGCAGACAGAAAAGAAAGAATCTGCGCCAGCCAATGAATCACAGTCACAACCGACTACCTAATTAACAGCAATTTTTTTGCCTCACGCAGAGGCGCAGAGGCGCAGAGAATCAATTTGGAATCTCTGCGTTACTCTGTCGAAAGGATTTTAATATTCTGGAACTGAAGGATCTACTTCTTTGCTCCAAGCGTTTATTCCGCCTTTGACATTAGTCCCCTCAATTCCGGCTTCTTTGAGGATAGCCAAGGCTTTGGCGGAGCGTCCGCCTAGTTTACAATGAGCAATTAAGCGATGTCCATTGAGGATTTCTTTGACTTTGGCTACACCGTCGCCGTTTTCAATATCTGGTAAGGGTATCAATACAGCACCAGGAATTTTGGCGATTTCGTATTCATGAGGGTTACGGACATCTAATAGCACAAAATCTTTTGCGCCGCTATCCAGTAATTCTTTTAATTCTTTGACGGTCATTTCTGACATTTCCATCTGCTGTTTAGCCTCCTCTGCTTGAGCTTGGGGAATTCCGCAGAATTGTTCGTAGTCTATCAGTTTTTCAATAACTGGGCGAATGGGATTTGGACGAAGTTTCAATTCCCGAAATTTCATTTCTAAGGCATCGTACAATAGTAATCTTCCACTGAGGGTAGTACCCTTTCCTGTGACGATTTTTACTGTTTCTGTCGCCTGAATAATTCCAATCATTCCTGGTAAAATACCGAGTACGCCGCCTTCTGCACAGGAAGGAACCATTCCTGGTGGTGGTGGTTCTGGGTAAAGGTCACGATAGTTGGGACCACCTTCGTAGTTAAAGACCGTGGCTTGCCCTTCAAATCGGAAAATGGAGCCGTAGACGTTCGGCTTATCTAGCAGTACGCAAGCGTCATTCACGAGGTATCTGGTGGGGAAATTATCAGTACCATCTACGACGATATCATAAGGTTTCATGATATCCAGGGCGTTTTCAGCACTGAGGCGAGTTTCGTATAAGTCAACCTGACAATGGGGGTTAATTTCGTGTATCCGGTTTTTTGCGGATTCAATTTTGGGTTTACCTACCCAGGATGTACCGTGTATGACTTGGCGTTGGAGGTTGGAAGTATCGACGATATCGAAATCTACTATACCAATGCGTCCAATACCTGCGGCTGCAAGATATAACAGTAATGGCGAACCTAGTCCACCAGTACCAATACACAATACACTGGCAGCTTTTAAACGCTTTTGTCCTTCTAGTCCAATTTCTGGCAAGATTAAATGGCGGGAGTAGCGTTCGTAATCGTCTTTAGTCAACTGGATTTCTTCCAGGTTGGGATTTAGCATAGCAGTTAGGTAGATCAGCCGAGAATATTGATCTTATCGAAAAACGATATTTTTAAATTTTTTCAATTGACTCTGGTTGGAATTGGTGATGATCATCAAGAATCCAACTTTTGACTGTAGCAGCTTTACCATTTTGAACAGAAACTATTATATATGAGTATTCTGCCCAAGCATATAGGCGATCGCATTCTGATGGTGTAGCGGAATTATCTGGGTGGGAGTGGTAGATACCGATAATATTTAATCCGCGATCGCCTGCGGCTTTTTGTGCCTGTAACATAACTTGGGGAGCGATCGCATATCGTTTTCTGGTACTCTGTACTGTGGGTTCATCTGGAAAATCATCGGCTTGGGTATTCCAAGCGTTTTCTGTAGGCATTATTTCCATAACAATTTTACCCTCCCTACCCAGAAAACCGAGAATTAGTCCACAGCATTCTTCTGGGTAGGTGCTTTCAGCATGAGTACAGATAATTTGTAGGTGTTCAGGAAGGAGTTTGAGAACCCGACTATTCATCAAAATTGTGACTTTGCTTGTCAATGTAAGATGCTAGCAGTTCCTTGACTTCCACCACGTCACTGATTAAAAGATCATAATCAGACGAGTCCAGCATATTCAACTCAAAGCAAAGCAGCAGGTAATATTCCACCTCTATCACTGCATCTCGCGCCATTTCCAGAAAATCCAGTTGCATTTCATAGTCATCGCGATCGCATCCCTGAGCTATTTTAATAGGAATGGCAGCACAAGCTAAACGAATTTGTTGTGTTAGCCCCTGTAATTCCTCTTCTGGAAAGGTTTTAGTAATTTCATAGACTGCAATTGTGAGTTCGTGCGCTTTTTCCCATTCTTGCAGCTCTCTAAAGTCTGTCATGTTTATATTGGTATCCTTGAGGATTAAGAGGGTGACCAATGCCTACTATAATGATATGCCACTATCATCCCACCTACCCAAATTAACTAGAATCCAAATCACGTAAAAATTTGACATTTTTCTTTACGTTAATTACTGCAATTAGGTCACTCAGGAAATTTTCTTAATAGTTACCCAATGCGGATTTGAACAAATACACCAACCTCACCCCCAACCCCTCTGGTTGCTTTCGCGTAGCGTTTCCCTTTGAGAGAAGGAGAGGGGAGATGTTGAAGCAAGTCACAGACGGGCTAAAAATTTCAGCATGAGGGAAATTACTGTATCCGAGGACTCAATCAACAAGCCATGACCACCACGGTCTAACACTACCAGTTCAGCGTGGGGAATACCTTGAGCTAGTTGTTCAGAAAACTTAACTGGGGTGAGAATATCTTCTTTTCCCACTAAAATCAGCGTGGGACAGTGAATTTTATGCAGTCGGTCTTGTGTATCACTGCTGAGTATAGCCCGACTATGATGATAGAGTGTATGTGTAGCTGGTGTAAAGGGATAATTCACTGCCCACTCAATTAGTTGTTCTACCATCCCTGGAATACTATAAAACTCATCAGTAAATATCCAGGGAAATACAACTTTTTGATAAAGCTTCAGGTCTATACTACTGGGGAGGTCGCCCCATGTGGAAATCACATGATTGAATCTTTCATCACCCTTAGCTAGGGAAGAAAGCAAAATTAGACTTTTTACCCTTCCAGGCTGCGCTAAGACCAGTTCTTGGGCAATTTGACCACCCATCGAATGACCGACTACACTTACCTGATTGATACCGATGTGGTCAAGTAATGCCGCTATATCATTAGCCATCTGCTGAAGATTATAAGGACTATCGGGGGCAGAACTGCGCCCCAGTCCGCGATTATCCACACGAATAACTTGATATTGGGTAACGAGGGATGGCATGATTAACGACCAATAGGAGTGATCGCATAAGAAACCAGCAATTAATAATAAAGGTTCACCCTGTCCTTTGATGTCATAGAACAAATCAATTCCGTTAACCTGAACTTTTGGCATAAGTCGTAAATAACTATAAAAAAAATTAACTTGGTGATGCAACAACAAAAACCAATGGCTGTGGAATTTCGCGATGTTACCTTTAGCCGCAACCATCGCCCTTTAGTATCTCATCTCAATTTCTCTATTAGTCAAGGAGAAGCCTTAGTATTACTCGGACGTAGTGGAAGCGGTAAAACTACTACAATGAAATTAATCAATCGCCTTTTTACACCTACACAAGGTGAAGTATTATTTAATGGCATTCCCACAAATCAATGGGATGAAATTAAATTGCGGCGTAATATTGGTTATGTGATTCAAGAAACTGGTTTATTTCCCCATTTTACTGTAGAACGTAACGTGGGTTTAGTCCCGAATTTGCTCGGTTGGCAATCTAAACAAATTAAAATGCGGGTTTATGAATTGTTGCAGATGGTAGGCTTAGATCCTGGACAATTTGCGG
The window above is part of the Nodularia spumigena CCY9414 genome. Proteins encoded here:
- a CDS encoding indolepyruvate ferredoxin oxidoreductase subunit alpha, which codes for MPHTIVTDVCEGVADCVDACPVACIHEGPGKNVKGTDWYWIDFATCIDCGICIEVCPVADAIVPEERSDLQKTP
- a CDS encoding PEP-CTERM sorting domain-containing protein (PEP-CTERM proteins occur, often in large numbers, in the proteomes of bacteria that also encode an exosortase, a predicted intramembrane cysteine proteinase. The presence of a PEP-CTERM domain at a protein's C-terminus predicts cleavage within the sorting domain, followed by covalent anchoring to some some component of the (usually Gram-negative) cell surface. Many PEP-CTERM proteins exhibit an unusual sequence composition that includes large numbers of potential glycosylation sites. Expression of one such protein has been shown restore the ability of a bacterium to form floc, a type of biofilm.), which translates into the protein MPSQISQVAGMIVWLGNTTNRVNGKSRETFAKLMTKNSITTISKILAFGLSTTAIGLMSAQAATAATFDVNFTQLAGSINTGANTNEIGIFRANLSGLGSDLNSILFQDSNNLAGLGGQFSGFDLDSIKLSTTLINNATDINTFAGLNVFDFSAANTVFTPGTQRTPTDPALFGTTGGNVNNAVATLGSFDGSLIDTDLNNNDPTDLVGNGFVSLGDGGSILFNLTSAVSTDGPLYLYVGEVGNNGEFPGPLTATVADVPVDPQPPVSVPEPASIAALSLMGIYFASRRRQTTKPV
- a CDS encoding ABC transporter ATP-binding protein, whose amino-acid sequence is MSGSVKDSTPLLEVKNVHAGYSKDIDILQGVNFRVESGELVTVIGPNGAGKSTLAKTIFGLLTPHTGTITFKGENIAGLKSNQIVRRGMCYVPQISNVFPSLSVEENLEMGAFVRNVPLKPLKEQIFTMFPRLSDRRRQRAGTLSGGERQMLAMGKALMLEPTLLLLDEPSAALSPILVTQVFEQIKQINQTGTAIVLVEQNARKALEMADRGYVLESGRDAISGHGQELLHDPKVGELYLGAGKKH
- a CDS encoding DUF4231 domain-containing protein, encoding MTTPDLMIEDLIQNPNGESRGNSSVSPEEKRFLTLKIIDKLLIASLLLLSILAISFSENQKFALYGVIALCFVFSLFIINRQLFQDSKKAANEYEANKKAEIYTYLLNNSSWQLKNFTPIKAKALQYCQDLIDDYRRVRDLSRTIYYVLQITTVVFSGITPILVLVDKIEAGQTWLKWLPVICPAIASILASIVTSFPFQKNWVAANTVVELLEAEEEKFILGVTQPYRFSDTSDEVQQQEKASQALEHFIQQVNNIHFQQVQQSSETQTEKKESAPANESQSQPTT